The Diospyros lotus cultivar Yz01 chromosome 15, ASM1463336v1, whole genome shotgun sequence genome has a window encoding:
- the LOC127792044 gene encoding LOW QUALITY PROTEIN: pentatricopeptide repeat-containing protein At3g24000, mitochondrial-like (The sequence of the model RefSeq protein was modified relative to this genomic sequence to represent the inferred CDS: deleted 1 base in 1 codon), translating to MKARFGAVIQLGFLLRAPEILGPLVFDSPAPKASILKLCRYRANLSGFTTVAAALPLGETLDEAVTIQGDSHGSIHERLSRHPNPEISVFLHKGFSEIENEIVGRAVHAVWLKGSSSIHVCTFHINTLISMYSKFGKIEPARYLFDTMPERNGASWSTMMSGYVRVGSYPDAVILFREMCDQESEPSGYLVASLVTACSRSMIMFFEGIQLHGFVLKIGLLWNVFVGSAFLHFYGTYGFVSGAKRLFQEMPERNVVSWTSLMTAYLDNGDPGEVINIYQQIKQEGVSCNQNTFTTTFCSCGLLEDELLGHQVLADVIKSGYENNVSVANSLISMFGSLCSIQDARYIFDNMIERDMVSWNSVISAYAHNELWEESLRCFHLMRIAHGAINSTTLSAILSICGTLDNLRWGCGIQGLVVKLGFDLDVCVCNTLLTMYSETGKLEDAKELFQGMPEKDLISWNSMLSGYELNGKCLDALRLLAELFNMGKGTNYVTYASALAACSNPELVVEGKIVHALVIMAGLDGNLIVGNALIAMYGQCNMMSEAKKVFQKMSKKDLVTWNALIGACAENEEPDEALKYFKLMRGGSISANYITIVNVIGAFSAPSALIVHGMPMHAHIVHTGFELDDYVKNSLITMYAKCGDLSSSNYIFSQLADKNPVTWNAMVAANAHHGDGEKALKLFIEMQRSGVSLDQFSLSAALAASANLAILEEGQQLHCLSTKLGFSSYLYIINSTMDMYGKCGEMDDVLKLLPEQKMRSRLSWNILISAFARDGSFDKARETFHEMIKVGTKPDHVTFVSLLSACSHGGLVDEGLAYFASMTKEFGVPAGIEHCVCIIDLLGRSGRLSEAKKFIDEEMPVPPNDFVWRSLLAGCKIHGNLELGREATEHLLQSNPSDDSAYVLYSNVCANSGKWDQVENVRAQMQSYQVKKQPACSWIKLRNEVSSFGMGDLSHPETAKIYAKLGELRKMITEAGYVPDTAFSLQDTDEEQKEQNLWNHSERLALAYGLLGHPKGSRLRIFKNLRVCGDCHSVFKFVSKIIQQEIVLRDPYRFHHFSNGKCSCGDYW from the exons ATGAAGGCTAGATTTGGCGCAGTTATCCAGTTGGGTTTTCTATTACGCGCCCCTGAAATCTTGGGCCCTCTAGTTTTTGATTCCCCTGCTCCAAAAGCCTCAATTTTGAAGCTTTGCCGTTACCGGGCAAACCTTTCCGGCTTCACCACGGTAGCGGCAGCACTGCCACTAGGTGAAACCCTAGACGAAGCAGTGACAATACAAGGGGACAGCCATGGAAGCATTCATGAGCGCCTTTCCCGCCACCCGAACCCCGAAATCTCGGTTTTTCTCCACAAAGGTTTTTCAGAAATTGAGAACGAGATTGTGGGTAGAGCAGTACATGCAGTATGGTTAAAAGGTTCAAGTTCAATCCACGTGTGCACATTCCACATAAACACATTGATAAGCATGTACTCCAAGTTTGGCAAGATT GAGCCTGCTAGGTACCTGTTCGATACAATGCCCGAGAGGAATGGGGCTTCTTGGAGCACCATGATGTCTGGTTATGTTCGAGTAGGTTCATATCCGGATGCAGTTATCCTGTTTCGTGAAATGTGTGATCAAGAATCTGAGCCAAGTGGGTATTTAGTGGCTAGCTTGGTGACTGCATGCAGTAGGTCTATGATTATGTTTTTTGAAGGAATTCAACTCCATGGTTTTGTACTTAAAATTGGCTTGTTGTGGAATGTGTTTGTGGGCTCTGCGTTTCTACATTTTTATGGCACATATGGGTTCGTTTCTGGTGCTAAGAGACTCTTTCAGGAGATGCCAGAGAGGAATGTAGTTTCTTGGACTTCCTTGATGACTGCATATTTGGACAATGGAGACCCTGGGGAGGTTATAAATATATACCAACAGATAAAGCAAGAAGGGGTTAGCTGTAATCAAAATACTTTCACTACGACATTTTGTTCATGTGGGTTACTTGAGGATGAGTTATTGGGTCATCAAGTGCTTGCAGATGTTATAAAGTCTGGGTATGAGAATAATGTTTCTGTTGCAAACTCTCTCATCTCAATGTTTGGCAGTTTATGTAGCATACAAGACGCCCGCTATATCTTTGATAACATGATTGAGCGAGACATGGTTTCTTGGAATTCAGTCATTTCAGCATATGCACATAATGAGCTTTGGGAGGAATCACTTAGATGTTTCCATTTGATGCGTATTGCTCATGGTGCAATAAATTCAACCACGCTCTCTGCTATACTATCGATATGTGGTACCTTGGATAATCTGAGGTGGGGGTGTGGGATTCAAGGATTAGTAGTTAAATTGGGATTTGATTTAGACGTTTGTGTTTGTAATACTCTTCTTACCATGTATTCTGAGACTGGAAAACTTGAAGATGCAAAAGAATTATTCCAAGGAATGCCAGAGAAGGATTTAATATCGTGGAATTCCATGTTGTCTGGCTATGAACTAAATGGGAAGTGCCTGGATGCTTTGAGACTATTGGCTGAATTGTTTAATATGGGAAAAGGAACAAACTACGTGACATATGCTAGTGCTTTAGCTGCATGCTCAAACCCTGAACTTGTTGTTGAAGGTAAGATTGTTCATGCACTTGTTATCATGGCTGGCCTTGATGGCAATTTGATTGTTGGAAATGCACTTATAGCCATGTATGGACAGTGCAACATGATGTCTGAAGCTAAAAAGGTTTTCCAAAAAATGTCCAAGAAAGACTTGGTTACTTGGAATGCACTTATTGGTGCTTGTGCTGAAAATGAAGAACCAGATGAGGCATTAAAGTATTTTAAGTTGATGAGAGGAGGCAGCATCTCTGCAAACTACATCACAATTGTTAATGTTATCGGTGCTTTCTCAGCTCCAAGTGCATTAATAGTACATGGAATGCCCATGCACGCACATATAGTTCATACTGGATTTGAATTAGATGATTATGTGAAGAATTCCCTCATCACAATGTATGCCAAGTGTGGTGATCTCAGTTCAAGTAACTATATCTTTAGCCAATTGGCTGACAAGAACCCTGTGACATGGAATGCCATGGTTGCTGCAAATGCTCATCACGGTGATGGAGAAAAGGCTTTAAAACTCTTTATCGAGATGCAAAGATCTGGAGTAAGTTTAGATCAGTTCAGCTTATCTGCAGCCCTTGCTGCTTCTGCAAACTTGGCTATTTTAGAAGAAGGGCAACAGCTTCACTGTCTGTCCACTAAACTTGGATTTAGCTCATATTTGTATATTATAAATTCTACCATGGATATGTACGGGAAGTGTGGGGAAATGGATGATGTGCTGAAATTGCTTCCTGAACAAAAGATGAGATCACGACTATCTTGGAACATATTAATATCAGCTTTTGCTAGAGACGGATCTTTTGACAAAGCTAGAGAAACTTTTCATGAAATGATAAAAGTGGGAACAAAGCCTGATCATGTTACCTTTGTCTCCCTTCTATCTGCTTGTAGTCACGGTGGCTTAGTGGATGAAGGCCTCGCATATTTCGCTTCGATGACTAAGGAATTCGGGGTACCAGCTGGAATAGAGCATTGTGTGTGCATTATTGATCTTCTTGGACGTTCAGGCAGACTCTCTGAAGCTAAAAAGTTCATTGATGAAGAAATGCCAGTGCCACCAAATGACTTTGTATGGCGAAGTTTGTTAGCAGGTTGTAAGATCCATGGCAATTTGGAGCTGGGAAGGGAAGCCACTGAACATCTTCTCCAGTCCAACCCATCAGATGATTCAGCTTACGTTCTTTATTCCAATGTATGTGCTAATTCTGGGAAATGGGATCAGGTTGAGAATGTCAGGGCACAAATGCAATCATATCAGGTAAAGAAGCAGCCAGCTTGTAGTTGGATTAAGTTGAGAAATGAAGTGAGTTCATTTGGCATGGGAGACCTGTCCCACCCAGAGACTGCTAAAATATATGCAAAATTGGGAGAGCTTAGGAAGATGATTACAGAAGCAGGTTATGTACCAGACACTGCATTCTCATTGCAGGACACTGATGAAGAACAAAAGGAGCAAAATCTTTGGAACCACAGTGAAAGACTTGCTTTGGCTTATGGATTGCTCGGTCATCCGAAAGGTTCGAGacttagaattttcaaaaaCCTTCGTGTTTGTGGTGATTGTCATTCTGTTTTCAAGTTTGTGAGTAAAATTATTCAGCAAGAAATCGTACTTAGGGACCCTTACAGATTTCACCATTTTAGCAATGGGAAATGCTCTTGTGGTGACTATTGGTAG